The Sagittula sp. P11 genome window below encodes:
- a CDS encoding TRAP transporter substrate-binding protein: MIRTIATCAAALAVLAVPASAETLRVMGQPVATGLIQKNVEQPFFENFAEETGLEGFTADYQPVDVTGIKDTEQLRILKDGLFDIVSLRLSQVSRDEPTILGLDLVGLNPDYETGKKTVEAFAPVVDARLQEKFNTKLLGVWPFGPQVLFCEPEIGSLADLKGLKVRVYDQNLAEFISLVGGTPVPLSFPEVQQSLARGVVDCAITGPSSANSAGWPEVTSYTLPIAFQLAMNGYGINLDTWNKMTPEQQDKLQAGFDKLSDKIWAYSEELFDDAVNCNTGAEPCETGTSYDLKLVEPTAADKELVGTAVPNVSFPAWKEVCDATNPGCSDAWTAATGQSM, encoded by the coding sequence ATGATCCGAACGATCGCAACCTGCGCCGCGGCGCTGGCCGTCCTCGCCGTGCCTGCGTCCGCCGAAACCCTGCGCGTGATGGGCCAGCCCGTCGCAACCGGCCTCATCCAGAAGAACGTCGAACAGCCGTTCTTCGAGAACTTCGCCGAGGAAACCGGCCTCGAAGGTTTCACCGCGGATTACCAGCCGGTCGACGTCACCGGCATCAAGGACACCGAGCAGCTGCGCATCCTCAAGGACGGCCTGTTCGACATCGTCTCGCTGCGCCTGTCGCAGGTCAGCCGCGACGAACCCACCATCCTCGGCCTCGACCTCGTCGGCCTGAACCCCGACTACGAAACCGGCAAGAAGACGGTCGAAGCCTTCGCCCCCGTTGTCGACGCCCGCCTGCAGGAGAAGTTCAACACCAAGCTGCTGGGCGTCTGGCCGTTCGGTCCGCAGGTCCTGTTCTGCGAACCGGAGATCGGCTCTCTGGCCGACCTCAAGGGCCTGAAGGTCCGCGTCTACGACCAGAACCTGGCCGAATTCATCAGCCTCGTCGGCGGCACGCCCGTCCCGCTCAGCTTCCCCGAGGTGCAGCAGTCGCTGGCCCGCGGCGTGGTCGACTGCGCCATCACCGGCCCGTCGTCCGCCAATTCCGCCGGCTGGCCGGAAGTGACCTCCTACACCCTGCCGATTGCCTTCCAGCTTGCGATGAACGGCTACGGCATCAACCTCGACACATGGAACAAGATGACGCCGGAGCAGCAGGACAAGCTGCAGGCGGGCTTCGACAAGCTGTCCGACAAGATCTGGGCCTACTCCGAGGAGCTGTTCGACGACGCGGTGAACTGCAACACCGGCGCCGAGCCCTGCGAGACCGGCACCTCCTACGACCTGAAGCTGGTGGAGCCGACCGCCGCCGACAAGGAACTGGTGGGCACCGCCGTGCCGAACGTCTCCTTCCCGGCGTGGAAAGAAGTCTGCGACGCCACCAACCCGGGCTGCTCGGACGCGTGGACCGCCGCCACCGGCCAGAGCATGTAA